From Erwinia sp. HDF1-3R, one genomic window encodes:
- a CDS encoding AAA family ATPase, which yields MSERQLANAHDGSPHSKRVVMVNGIPASGKSSIARALADATGWPVLSVDGIKEPFMQQLENVDRLLNRRLGLASYQAIWHIVASAPPDCTFIVDAWFGFQPEQHLREFLQEAGVTALAEIWCQIPGELAAQRYTSRLAQRLPGHPGAEYIPELIALAEWAGPMKIGPVFNLDQMGDIDINDVISWTKEALNKSY from the coding sequence ATGTCTGAACGGCAGTTGGCGAACGCCCACGACGGCAGCCCGCACAGTAAGCGTGTGGTCATGGTTAACGGTATTCCCGCCTCGGGTAAAAGCAGCATCGCCCGTGCACTTGCCGACGCCACCGGCTGGCCGGTTCTTTCCGTGGACGGTATTAAAGAACCGTTTATGCAGCAGCTGGAAAACGTCGATCGTCTGCTTAACCGTCGTCTGGGTCTTGCCAGCTATCAGGCGATTTGGCATATCGTGGCGTCAGCGCCGCCGGATTGCACCTTTATTGTCGATGCCTGGTTTGGGTTTCAGCCAGAACAGCACCTGCGGGAATTTTTGCAGGAAGCCGGGGTAACGGCGCTGGCAGAAATCTGGTGTCAGATCCCCGGTGAGCTGGCCGCACAGCGTTATACCTCGCGTCTGGCCCAACGGCTGCCCGGTCATCCTGGCGCGGAATATATTCCCGAGCTTATCGCACTGGCCGAATGGGCAGGCCCCATGAAAATAGGCCCCGTTTTTAATCTGGATCAAATGGGTGATATCGACATCAATGATGTCATTAGCTGGACAAAGGAGGCCTTAAATAAAAGTTATTAA
- a CDS encoding PTS sugar transporter subunit IIA encodes MFTRVDDWQQAVALAVEPMIARGEVEPRYLNAIYEMHREIGPYYVLGEGIAMPHARPEEGVINTALSLAIVSEGVSFNSPDNDPVYVIFALAAKDSHSHIEMIASLSQLFCEEETVEKMRNAVSKKDVLKILSQF; translated from the coding sequence ATGTTCACGCGGGTTGACGACTGGCAGCAGGCCGTCGCGCTGGCCGTAGAGCCGATGATTGCCAGGGGGGAAGTGGAACCCCGCTACCTCAACGCCATTTATGAGATGCACCGGGAGATAGGGCCTTACTACGTGCTGGGCGAGGGCATTGCCATGCCCCATGCCCGACCGGAGGAAGGCGTGATTAACACCGCGCTTTCACTGGCAATCGTTTCTGAAGGCGTGAGTTTTAATAGTCCCGATAACGATCCGGTTTATGTCATTTTTGCGCTGGCCGCGAAAGACAGTCATTCTCATATCGAGATGATAGCCAGTCTGTCACAGCTTTTTTGCGAGGAGGAAACCGTAGAAAAAATGAGAAATGCCGTGAGCAAAAAGGATGTGCTGAAAATTCTTAGTCAATTCTAA
- a CDS encoding PTS sugar transporter subunit IIB gives MKKLSILAVCGAGLGSSFACEMSIEAALKDLGVDADLSHCDISSASSSRADIIMTGENFRTQFQHYTISATIIYLKRLVDKNEIKLKLEPVLKEKGFLS, from the coding sequence ATGAAAAAGTTATCTATTCTTGCAGTCTGCGGGGCTGGACTTGGCAGCAGTTTTGCCTGTGAAATGAGTATTGAGGCCGCGCTTAAAGATCTCGGTGTGGATGCGGATCTGTCGCACTGTGATATTTCAAGCGCCTCATCCTCAAGGGCCGATATTATTATGACCGGCGAAAATTTCCGCACTCAGTTTCAGCATTACACCATCAGTGCAACAATTATTTATCTCAAGCGGCTGGTGGATAAAAATGAAATAAAATTAAAGCTAGAGCCGGTGTTAAAAGAGAAGGGCTTTCTTAGCTAA
- a CDS encoding helix-turn-helix transcriptional regulator — translation METLKSPKVLFGRRVKQLRLQAGLSQEAFAHKCGLDRTYVSGIERGLRNPTLEVIAIIARGLEMEIKHLIEF, via the coding sequence ATGGAAACACTAAAAAGCCCTAAAGTTCTTTTCGGTCGAAGAGTAAAACAGCTCAGGCTACAGGCAGGCTTATCTCAAGAAGCGTTTGCACATAAATGTGGTTTGGATCGTACCTATGTCAGTGGAATTGAAAGAGGTTTAAGAAATCCTACCCTTGAAGTTATCGCAATTATTGCGCGAGGGCTGGAAATGGAAATAAAGCATTTAATCGAATTCTGA
- a CDS encoding helix-turn-helix transcriptional regulator has product MNREDWHPADIIAALKKKGTSLSALSRESGLASSTLSNALRRPWPKGEKLIADALNERPEAIWPTRYKNNR; this is encoded by the coding sequence ATGAACAGAGAGGATTGGCACCCGGCAGACATTATTGCTGCGTTAAAGAAAAAAGGCACCAGCCTGTCCGCCTTATCACGAGAATCGGGGCTGGCCTCTTCAACGTTATCTAATGCGCTACGCCGTCCCTGGCCTAAAGGTGAAAAGCTTATTGCCGACGCGCTGAACGAAAGACCGGAAGCCATCTGGCCGACGCGCTATAAAAATAACCGGTGA
- a CDS encoding insulinase family protein, giving the protein MAPADRQQRIRLANGVRVRLIEDPCATQSAALLQLAAGSHHEPDAWPGLAHLLEHVLFTGSEGFQGSDRLMAWVPAQGGKLNATTLATSTAWFVGVNPAQLDGALARLVDMLAFPLVAVEAIAQEVAVIDAEYRMLASHTETLTGAALSHAFAQPHPLHRFQVGNQARFGDDNVALQRALRAYHQRFFHAGRLTLWLQGPQPLAELRALAERWGNLFRPATPGAHHPADGLVNIRARRPQRINDLPLLALRPQCISDLPRLALRPQCKSDLPRLALRPQRAFALRNAAARLMLFSFVIDDPAVETFSLLQALLLDTAAYSLLATLRAAGLCDDVRLLEPWRSPVQSVLTIEFQLCEPVDEGTAPRLSLEAVFNRWLAMLQDLPADGLSHYAALALQRFRQLDPLDQLRARAFSLPPPESKAERLAARWQHLLTQLRPERMTRLWVSPAVTADAREVQGFWLDLNAVEWPGIACRQENAGSGGANLLMDAGPGGVTNLLMDADSGVANLPVMAFYSGASLPPPSALLSEPVALHSVPGSDKPCLLLSPLPNQPLSPRVAAIIESSLQTVSGDCLHNGGELSFSRRQGIWLLQLRGDPELLLSALNAVIQQLIAPTASDIQKGERLARRARQQLTSDIAVRCLLAQLPGLIRGEGAVDNSEGHLPRLHWSATLYGGDKAFSLALARLLSRFPAEFNPEPPVPAAFASGKSLKCPTESRDAAVVVFCPLTEPTATGLAAWQLMAVLFEPRFFQQYRVERNIGYVVSCRFHQVAGVAGLLFALQSPSRSVEELLGYIEEFIAQRAEEIDGLTEEAIRKTSLPLREGLHEAVFRHAAGCVADWQQRQLALPVLTADSFTQLSPCALKKYYRQLAHYPHCWWQLSNFPGTP; this is encoded by the coding sequence ATGGCCCCGGCTGACAGGCAGCAGAGGATCCGGCTGGCTAACGGCGTGCGCGTCAGGCTGATCGAGGATCCCTGTGCCACGCAATCGGCGGCGCTGCTACAGCTTGCTGCGGGCAGCCATCATGAGCCGGATGCGTGGCCAGGCCTGGCCCATCTGCTGGAACACGTGCTGTTTACCGGCAGTGAAGGCTTTCAGGGAAGCGACCGACTGATGGCCTGGGTGCCCGCGCAGGGCGGAAAGCTGAATGCGACAACCCTCGCCACCTCCACCGCCTGGTTTGTCGGGGTCAATCCGGCGCAGCTGGACGGGGCGCTGGCAAGGCTGGTCGATATGCTGGCTTTTCCTCTGGTGGCCGTTGAAGCCATCGCTCAGGAAGTGGCGGTGATTGACGCGGAATACCGCATGCTGGCTTCTCATACCGAGACCCTGACCGGGGCGGCACTGAGCCACGCCTTTGCGCAGCCGCATCCCCTTCACCGCTTCCAGGTGGGTAATCAGGCCCGCTTTGGCGATGATAACGTGGCGCTCCAGCGGGCGCTACGCGCATACCACCAGCGCTTTTTCCACGCTGGCAGGCTAACGCTCTGGCTCCAGGGCCCGCAGCCGCTCGCGGAGCTGCGCGCGCTGGCGGAACGGTGGGGCAATCTGTTTCGCCCCGCTACGCCGGGCGCTCATCATCCTGCTGACGGGCTGGTAAATATCCGTGCGCGACGGCCTCAGCGGATAAACGATCTACCCCTGCTTGCGCTGCGTCCCCAATGCATAAGCGATCTACCCCGGCTTGCGCTGCGGCCCCAATGCAAAAGCGATCTACCCCGGCTTGCGCTGCGGCCCCAACGGGCGTTCGCGCTGCGTAACGCCGCTGCCCGACTGATGCTATTCAGCTTTGTTATTGACGATCCCGCCGTCGAAACCTTTTCTCTGCTACAGGCGCTACTGCTGGATACCGCCGCGTACAGCCTGCTGGCTACGCTACGGGCGGCGGGGCTTTGCGACGATGTACGGCTGCTGGAACCCTGGCGCAGCCCGGTTCAGTCAGTGCTGACCATTGAGTTCCAGCTCTGCGAACCGGTTGATGAAGGTACTGCGCCTCGACTCTCTCTTGAAGCTGTCTTTAACCGCTGGCTGGCGATGCTACAGGATCTCCCCGCTGACGGGCTAAGCCACTATGCTGCCCTGGCCCTTCAGCGCTTCAGGCAGCTTGATCCTCTCGATCAGCTGCGGGCGCGGGCCTTTTCCCTGCCGCCGCCCGAATCAAAAGCGGAGCGGCTTGCGGCACGGTGGCAACATCTGCTGACTCAGCTGCGTCCGGAGCGGATGACCCGGCTATGGGTATCACCCGCGGTGACCGCCGATGCAAGAGAGGTACAGGGCTTCTGGCTGGATCTCAACGCGGTTGAGTGGCCTGGGATTGCCTGCCGACAGGAGAACGCAGGGTCAGGGGGTGCTAACCTGCTGATGGACGCAGGGCCTGGTGGGGTTACTAACCTGCTGATGGACGCAGATTCCGGGGTAGCTAACCTGCCGGTGATGGCGTTTTATTCCGGCGCGTCCCTGCCCCCGCCCTCCGCCCTGCTGTCAGAGCCGGTCGCGCTGCACAGCGTCCCGGGCAGCGATAAACCCTGTCTGCTCCTCAGCCCACTGCCCAACCAGCCGCTGTCACCGCGCGTGGCGGCCATTATTGAGTCATCGCTCCAGACGGTAAGCGGCGACTGCCTGCATAATGGCGGCGAACTCAGCTTTAGCCGTCGGCAGGGGATCTGGCTGCTCCAGCTGCGGGGAGACCCTGAGCTGCTGCTGTCCGCGCTAAATGCCGTGATCCAGCAATTAATTGCCCCCACTGCCTCTGATATCCAAAAAGGGGAGCGGCTGGCCCGTCGTGCGCGGCAACAGCTGACCTCGGATATCGCAGTACGATGTCTGCTGGCACAGCTTCCCGGCCTGATTCGTGGAGAAGGAGCGGTGGATAACAGTGAGGGCCATCTGCCCCGCCTCCACTGGTCTGCCACGCTTTACGGCGGGGATAAGGCGTTTAGCCTGGCGCTTGCCAGGCTGCTGTCCCGCTTTCCGGCAGAATTTAACCCTGAGCCGCCCGTTCCAGCTGCCTTTGCATCAGGGAAATCATTGAAATGCCCTACCGAAAGTCGGGACGCCGCTGTGGTCGTCTTCTGCCCGCTAACCGAGCCGACGGCGACAGGTCTGGCCGCCTGGCAGCTGATGGCCGTTCTGTTTGAACCCCGCTTTTTCCAGCAGTACCGGGTGGAGAGAAATATTGGCTATGTGGTCAGCTGCCGTTTTCATCAGGTCGCAGGCGTAGCCGGGTTGCTGTTTGCCCTACAGTCGCCATCGCGGTCGGTTGAGGAACTGCTGGGTTATATCGAGGAATTTATCGCGCAGAGGGCAGAGGAGATTGACGGATTAACCGAAGAAGCGATAAGGAAAACCTCCCTGCCGCTGCGCGAGGGGCTACACGAAGCCGTCTTCCGCCATGCAGCAGGCTGCGTGGCTGACTGGCAGCAAAGACAGCTCGCTCTGCCCGTTTTAACCGCAGATTCATTTACGCAGCTGTCACCTTGCGCGCTCAAAAAGTATTATCGCCAGCTGGCACACTACCCGCACTGCTGGTGGCAGCTAAGCAACTTTCCTGGAACGCCCTGA
- the pqqE gene encoding pyrroloquinoline quinone biosynthesis protein PqqE, whose product MNLLKPQVNPPLWLLAELTYRCPLQCPYCSNPLDFAQQEKELTTDQWIEVFRQARAMGAVQLGFSGGEPLVRKDLPELIRAARDLGFYTNLITSGIGLTEKKIDAFAEAGLDHIQISFQASDETLNAALAGSQKAFQTKLAMAKAVKAHGYPMVLNFVLHRHNIDQIDRIIDLSIELEADDVELATCQFYGWAQLNREGLLPTRDQIARAEAVVQRYRETMTTSGNLANLLFVTPDYYEERPKGCMGGWGAIFLSVTPEGMALPCHSARQLPIAFPSVLEHSLQEIWYESFGFNKYRGFDWMPEPCRSCDEKERDFGGCRCQAWMLTGNADNTDPVCGKSPHHGKILEAREQANCTNIQINQLQFRNRVNSQLIFKG is encoded by the coding sequence GTGAACCTGCTTAAACCCCAGGTCAATCCGCCGCTCTGGCTGCTGGCGGAACTGACCTACCGCTGCCCTCTGCAGTGTCCCTATTGCTCTAATCCGCTGGACTTTGCCCAGCAGGAAAAAGAGCTGACCACTGACCAGTGGATCGAAGTCTTCAGGCAGGCACGCGCGATGGGCGCCGTTCAGCTGGGCTTCTCCGGGGGTGAACCCCTGGTGCGTAAGGATCTGCCCGAGCTGATCCGCGCCGCGCGCGATCTGGGCTTCTATACCAACCTGATCACCTCCGGCATCGGCCTGACAGAGAAGAAAATTGACGCCTTTGCTGAGGCGGGGCTGGATCATATTCAGATCAGCTTCCAGGCCAGCGATGAAACGCTTAATGCGGCCCTGGCCGGATCGCAAAAGGCTTTCCAGACCAAGCTGGCGATGGCCAAAGCGGTTAAGGCCCACGGCTATCCGATGGTGCTGAACTTCGTGCTGCATCGGCACAATATCGACCAGATTGACCGTATTATCGATCTGAGCATTGAGCTGGAAGCCGATGACGTGGAGCTGGCGACCTGTCAGTTTTACGGCTGGGCGCAGCTTAACCGCGAAGGGCTGCTGCCCACGCGCGATCAAATTGCCCGCGCGGAGGCGGTGGTCCAACGCTATCGCGAGACCATGACTACCAGCGGCAACCTGGCTAACCTGCTGTTTGTGACGCCCGATTACTACGAAGAGCGGCCAAAAGGCTGCATGGGCGGCTGGGGGGCTATTTTCCTCAGCGTCACGCCGGAGGGAATGGCCCTGCCCTGTCACAGCGCCCGTCAGTTGCCGATCGCGTTCCCGTCGGTGCTGGAGCATTCGCTACAGGAAATCTGGTATGAGTCGTTCGGATTTAACAAATACCGCGGCTTTGACTGGATGCCGGAACCCTGCCGCTCCTGTGATGAGAAAGAGCGCGATTTTGGCGGCTGCCGCTGCCAGGCCTGGATGCTAACCGGCAATGCGGACAATACCGATCCGGTTTGTGGCAAATCACCACACCATGGCAAAATCCTGGAGGCGCGCGAACAGGCCAACTGCACCAATATTCAGATCAACCAGCTGCAGTTCCGCAATCGCGTCAACTCCCAGCTGATCTTTAAAGGCTGA
- the pqqD gene encoding pyrroloquinoline quinone biosynthesis peptide chaperone PqqD: MPLNEQHIPSFRRGYRLQWEPTQECHVILYPEGMAKLNDSAAAILQRVDGARSLATLIAELNAQFPDAGGVDEDVKEFFVQAIEQKWIIFREPA; encoded by the coding sequence ATGCCCCTTAACGAACAGCACATCCCGTCCTTCCGCCGTGGCTATCGGCTACAGTGGGAGCCAACCCAGGAGTGCCACGTTATCCTCTACCCGGAAGGGATGGCAAAGCTGAATGACAGCGCCGCCGCGATTTTACAGCGGGTTGACGGCGCGCGTTCGCTGGCCACCCTGATCGCCGAGCTTAACGCCCAGTTTCCTGACGCCGGCGGCGTGGATGAAGATGTGAAAGAGTTCTTCGTTCAGGCCATTGAACAAAAGTGGATAATTTTCCGTGAACCTGCTTAA
- the pqqC gene encoding pyrroloquinoline-quinone synthase PqqC, translating to MKPDNLPAEPMTPEAFEQALRAKGAYYHIHHPWHIAMHNGKCTREQIQGWVANRFYYQTSIPLKDAAIMANCPDPLTRRKWVQRILDHDGQEGSEGGIEAWLRLGEAVGLDRDVLLSERMVLPGVRFAVDAYVSFARRAVWQEAACSSLTELFAPQIHQSRLDSWPQHYSWIEEAGYGYFRSRLSQANRDVEHGLQLALEWCTTVEKQQRMLEILQFKLDILWSMLDAMTMAYEMNRPPYHTVTDKIVWHNERLP from the coding sequence ATGAAGCCAGATAACTTACCTGCCGAGCCAATGACCCCCGAGGCCTTTGAGCAGGCACTGCGCGCGAAAGGCGCCTACTACCACATCCATCATCCCTGGCATATTGCGATGCACAACGGGAAATGCACCCGCGAGCAAATCCAGGGCTGGGTGGCGAACCGCTTCTATTACCAGACCAGCATCCCGCTGAAAGATGCAGCGATCATGGCAAACTGCCCCGACCCGCTGACGCGCCGTAAATGGGTACAGCGCATTCTCGATCACGACGGTCAGGAAGGGAGCGAAGGCGGTATTGAAGCCTGGCTGCGCCTGGGTGAGGCGGTCGGGCTGGATCGCGACGTGCTGCTCTCTGAACGCATGGTCCTGCCGGGCGTCCGCTTCGCCGTGGATGCCTACGTCAGTTTTGCCCGCCGGGCGGTGTGGCAGGAGGCAGCCTGTAGCTCGCTGACCGAACTCTTTGCGCCGCAGATCCACCAGTCACGGCTCGACAGCTGGCCGCAGCACTATAGCTGGATTGAAGAGGCGGGCTACGGCTACTTCCGCAGCCGTCTGAGCCAGGCGAATCGCGATGTTGAACACGGTTTACAGCTGGCGCTTGAGTGGTGCACTACGGTTGAGAAACAGCAGCGTATGCTGGAGATCCTCCAGTTCAAGCTGGATATTCTGTGGAGCATGCTGGATGCCATGACCATGGCCTATGAGATGAACCGGCCTCCGTATCACACCGTGACCGACAAGATCGTCTGGCACAATGAGAGACTGCCATAA
- the pqqB gene encoding pyrroloquinoline quinone biosynthesis protein PqqB, whose product MQINVLGSAAGGGFPQWNCNCTNCQGVRNGTLNATARTQSSIALSDDGTDFVLCNASPDIARQIAATPALNKTGALRGTAIGAIILTDSQIDHSAGLLSLREGCPHQVWCTPEVHDDLTQGFPVFTMLTHWNGGLVHHAITPGEPFSVAVCPALTFTAIPLLSNAPPYSQYRGKPLPGHNVALFIEDTRSGKTLLYAPGLGEPDSELLGWMKKADCLLIDGTLWHDNELAATGVGSNTGKDMGHLALAEEQGLIALLASMPAARKILIHINNTNPILDADSAERQALTQLGIEVSWDGMRIDL is encoded by the coding sequence ATGCAGATTAACGTTCTCGGTTCTGCGGCGGGCGGCGGGTTTCCCCAGTGGAACTGCAACTGCACCAACTGTCAGGGCGTGCGTAACGGCACCCTGAACGCCACGGCGCGTACGCAATCCTCTATTGCACTGAGCGATGACGGCACAGACTTTGTGCTGTGCAACGCCTCGCCGGATATCGCCCGGCAAATTGCAGCCACTCCGGCGCTCAATAAAACTGGCGCACTGCGCGGCACCGCTATCGGCGCCATCATTCTGACCGACAGCCAGATCGATCACAGCGCCGGGCTGTTGAGCCTGCGCGAAGGCTGCCCGCATCAGGTCTGGTGTACGCCAGAAGTCCATGACGATTTGACCCAGGGCTTCCCGGTCTTCACGATGCTGACGCACTGGAACGGCGGACTTGTCCATCATGCAATTACTCCCGGCGAGCCGTTCTCCGTGGCGGTCTGCCCGGCGCTAACCTTTACCGCGATCCCCCTGCTAAGCAACGCCCCGCCCTATTCGCAGTACCGGGGAAAACCGCTGCCTGGCCACAATGTCGCGCTGTTTATCGAAGATACCCGCAGCGGTAAAACGCTGCTGTATGCGCCCGGCCTGGGCGAACCGGACAGCGAGCTATTGGGCTGGATGAAAAAGGCCGACTGCCTGCTGATTGACGGTACGCTGTGGCACGACAATGAACTGGCCGCCACCGGCGTCGGCAGCAATACCGGTAAGGACATGGGTCACCTGGCCCTGGCCGAGGAGCAGGGGCTGATTGCGCTGCTGGCCTCGATGCCTGCTGCGCGCAAAATTTTAATTCATATCAACAATACCAACCCGATCCTTGATGCGGACTCGGCTGAACGTCAGGCGCTGACGCAGCTGGGTATCGAGGTAAGCTGGGATGGTATGCGCATTGACCTTTAG
- the pqqA gene encoding pyrroloquinoline quinone precursor peptide PqqA encodes MWTKPKFVDLRLGLEVTLYISNR; translated from the coding sequence ATGTGGACTAAACCTAAATTTGTTGATTTACGCTTAGGTCTGGAAGTTACGCTGTACATCTCTAACCGTTAA
- a CDS encoding dipeptidase: MTDNLASRPLPVFDGHNDLLLRLWLEDIASDPVAQFLDGSLSGHLDLARMRQGGFAGGLFAVFVPPVSFTKQHQADQGERQHDPLAITDAQIALLQAIETRSNGRAKICRTASEIELCITQGVLAMVLHIEGAEALDGELSQLDRWVEAGLRSIGPLWNLQNRFGTGVTGDFPGSPDSGEGLTAEGLNLIRVCNQKKLLIDLSHMNEKAFWQTARHSTAPLVATHSNVHALCAQPRNLLASQLAAIADSDGFVGVNFGTAFLREDGQRNGDTPLGDILRHLEGLMAILGEDRVGFGSDFDGISVPDTLGDAAGLPRLIAAMRAAGYAESLIEKISWRNWLAVLKKTWEK; the protein is encoded by the coding sequence ATGACTGACAACCTCGCTTCACGGCCTCTGCCCGTCTTCGACGGCCATAACGACCTGCTGCTGCGTCTGTGGCTGGAGGATATCGCCTCCGATCCCGTCGCGCAGTTTCTTGACGGCTCGCTGAGCGGCCATCTTGATTTGGCACGAATGCGTCAGGGCGGCTTTGCGGGTGGGCTGTTTGCGGTTTTCGTGCCGCCCGTGAGCTTTACGAAACAGCATCAGGCCGACCAGGGTGAACGGCAGCACGACCCGCTGGCCATTACGGATGCGCAGATAGCGCTGTTGCAGGCGATTGAAACACGCTCGAACGGGCGGGCTAAAATTTGCCGTACCGCCAGCGAGATTGAGCTCTGTATCACCCAGGGCGTGCTGGCGATGGTGCTGCATATTGAAGGGGCGGAAGCGCTGGATGGCGAGCTGAGCCAGCTTGACCGCTGGGTTGAGGCTGGCCTGCGCAGTATTGGCCCGCTGTGGAATCTGCAAAACCGGTTCGGCACCGGCGTAACCGGTGACTTCCCCGGCTCGCCCGACAGCGGAGAGGGCCTGACGGCGGAAGGCCTCAATCTGATCCGCGTCTGTAATCAGAAAAAGCTGCTGATTGACCTGTCGCATATGAATGAGAAAGCCTTCTGGCAGACCGCCAGGCACAGTACCGCCCCACTGGTCGCCACCCACTCCAACGTTCATGCCCTGTGTGCGCAGCCGCGCAACTTACTCGCCTCCCAGCTTGCGGCTATCGCCGACAGCGATGGCTTTGTCGGGGTAAACTTTGGCACCGCCTTTTTGCGCGAGGACGGCCAGCGCAACGGCGACACCCCGCTGGGGGATATCCTCCGCCACCTGGAGGGGCTGATGGCGATCCTCGGAGAAGATCGGGTGGGCTTTGGCTCCGATTTTGACGGCATCAGCGTACCGGATACCCTCGGCGATGCGGCCGGACTGCCGCGGCTGATAGCGGCGATGCGCGCTGCCGGCTACGCTGAGTCGCTGATTGAGAAAATCAGCTGGCGGAACTGGCTGGCCGTATTAAAGAAAACCTGGGAAAAATGA